A genome region from Sphingobacteriaceae bacterium GW460-11-11-14-LB5 includes the following:
- a CDS encoding alpha-galactosidase, translating to MPVWKSSQDHLSTVDWLVHGEGHVAAVFKSADQKDLILSNGLLKRVFRLSPNVACTDLRNLSTGEQLLRSVKPEAQVSINGKKYNIGGLYGQKENAYITTGMLGSLRASEGDFQFQDYKIMALPQFIKWKPGSMWTANQKNPTGKTLTFTYKSADAKLNGVLVKVNYALYDGIPLMTKWVTVENKTNAAIKVEQVVNEILGVVEEESAVVGSTDKMKTPHGIYIESNFAFNNAMKYSLSDQSTHWKADSLYTSQVNYDKTTPCLLEVYPDKGVNVELAAGEVFSSIRSNELLMDGYDRERRGLAIRKMYRMIAPWTTQNPIFMHLVSKNDQQVKSAIDQCAATGYEALILSFGSHLNMEDSTAANIQKWKNLTEYAHAKNIKIGGYSLFSSRRISDEDDVISPLTGKPGGAFFGHAPCFGSKWGLSYRDKIKYFFQRTGFDIWENDGPYPGDVCASTTHPGHKGLADSQWTQMEIQKELYHWLSERGIYINAPDWYFLDGTNKIAIGYREVNFSLPRANQMILNRQNIFDGTWEKTPSMGWGFVPLTAYQGGGAEAVLEPLADHLKDYKQLMMQYYGAGVQACYRGPRLYDTEATKETVKGVINWYKQYREILNSDIIHLRRADGRDWDGILHVSPSLKTKGLLMLYNPLDQDIERVISVPLYYAGLTRNVLVTDEAGKKTSHVVDAANKIQLKIKIKAEGYTWLKME from the coding sequence ATGCCGGTTTGGAAAAGCAGCCAGGATCATTTAAGCACGGTTGATTGGCTGGTGCATGGAGAAGGCCACGTTGCAGCTGTTTTTAAAAGTGCAGATCAAAAAGACCTTATTTTAAGCAATGGGCTCCTTAAACGGGTATTCCGGTTATCGCCAAATGTGGCCTGTACCGATCTTCGTAATCTGAGTACCGGCGAGCAGTTACTCCGGTCAGTTAAGCCCGAAGCCCAGGTAAGCATTAATGGTAAAAAATACAATATCGGCGGTTTATATGGCCAGAAAGAGAATGCCTACATCACCACGGGCATGCTTGGAAGTTTGAGAGCCAGTGAAGGTGATTTTCAGTTCCAGGATTATAAAATCATGGCATTGCCCCAGTTTATCAAATGGAAACCGGGCTCCATGTGGACGGCCAATCAGAAAAATCCAACAGGCAAAACACTAACTTTTACCTATAAAAGTGCAGATGCTAAACTAAACGGTGTGCTGGTTAAGGTAAATTATGCGTTGTATGACGGAATTCCGCTGATGACCAAATGGGTTACCGTAGAGAATAAAACGAATGCTGCTATTAAGGTTGAACAGGTGGTAAATGAAATCCTGGGCGTGGTGGAAGAGGAAAGCGCTGTTGTGGGCAGTACCGATAAAATGAAAACGCCACATGGTATTTATATTGAGAGTAATTTTGCTTTTAACAATGCCATGAAGTACAGTTTAAGTGATCAGAGCACACATTGGAAAGCCGATAGCCTTTATACCTCGCAGGTGAATTACGATAAAACCACCCCTTGTTTATTGGAAGTATACCCAGATAAAGGGGTGAATGTTGAACTGGCTGCTGGTGAAGTATTCAGTTCTATCCGCAGCAATGAACTTTTAATGGATGGTTACGATCGGGAAAGACGAGGTTTAGCCATTCGTAAAATGTATAGAATGATTGCACCATGGACAACTCAAAATCCAATATTTATGCACCTGGTGAGCAAAAACGATCAGCAGGTAAAGAGCGCCATTGATCAGTGTGCGGCAACCGGATACGAAGCGCTGATTTTAAGTTTTGGAAGCCACCTGAATATGGAAGATTCTACTGCGGCTAATATCCAAAAGTGGAAAAACCTGACCGAATATGCCCATGCTAAAAATATAAAGATTGGCGGTTATTCGCTTTTTAGTTCCCGGAGAATTAGTGATGAAGATGATGTGATTAGTCCGCTGACGGGAAAACCCGGAGGTGCCTTTTTTGGTCATGCACCATGTTTTGGCAGTAAATGGGGTTTGAGCTACCGCGATAAAATCAAATACTTTTTTCAAAGAACAGGATTCGATATCTGGGAAAATGACGGGCCTTACCCTGGTGATGTATGTGCTTCGACCACGCATCCGGGACACAAAGGGCTGGCCGATAGCCAATGGACGCAAATGGAAATCCAAAAAGAACTTTACCACTGGTTAAGCGAAAGGGGAATTTACATCAATGCACCAGACTGGTACTTTTTAGACGGTACCAATAAAATTGCAATTGGCTATCGTGAGGTGAACTTTTCGTTGCCAAGGGCTAACCAGATGATCCTGAACCGACAGAATATTTTTGACGGGACCTGGGAGAAAACACCAAGTATGGGCTGGGGTTTTGTGCCACTAACTGCTTATCAGGGAGGAGGAGCTGAAGCCGTGCTCGAGCCACTCGCCGATCACCTGAAAGACTATAAACAATTGATGATGCAATATTATGGGGCAGGGGTGCAGGCCTGTTATCGTGGGCCTCGTTTGTATGATACCGAAGCCACCAAAGAAACCGTAAAAGGTGTAATCAATTGGTACAAACAATACCGCGAAATTCTCAATAGCGACATTATCCACTTACGCAGGGCCGATGGCCGAGACTGGGATGGCATTTTGCATGTAAGCCCAAGTCTGAAAACAAAGGGGTTGTTAATGCTTTATAATCCTTTAGATCAGGATATCGAAAGGGTAATATCGGTTCCTTTGTATTATGCAGGTTTAACCCGTAATGTGCTTGTAACCGATGAAGCCGGAAAGAAAACAAGCCATGTGGTAGATGCGGCAAATAAAATTCAACTTAAAATCAAAATCAAGGCAGAAGGCTATACCTGGCTTAAGATGGAGTAG
- a CDS encoding FAD-dependent oxidoreductase yields the protein MNTTHSNKILERPDAFYDVIISGAGPVGLFLACELALAKCSVLIIEKAVEAHSPLKQLPFGIRGLSAPTIEALYRRGLLQELKIHQHLKNPHQNAVQGPRRQAGHFAGIPFHDGDIDSTQWKYRLPGSTPTSLITEMEELETILSLRAETLGVEIKRGFAVTGFHQSSEGVTVQTAGQSFESKWLVGCDGSRSVVRKTGGFEFAGTEPEFTGYSAKIDLANPELLKPGRNVTPTGMYMQSQPGYLAIQDFDGGAFHGSAKAITREHLQEVLRRVSNTDVTISKLHIASTWTDRARQATSYRNGRILLAGDAAHIHAPLGGQGLNLGLGDAMNLGWKLAATIHGKAPEGLLDSYGTERHPIGAQVLDWSRAQAAIMKPEPNARALHAIITDLINTIDGATYFAGRVWGVSTQINLDGKHPLVGCSVPNFEFEDGRTIGELMHSGRGILLDFDQNTSLKKLVNEYNDQIDYISATAKNQLGLCAVLIRPDGIVAWATEHDIDYSELQKAMAQWFV from the coding sequence ATGAACACTACACATTCAAATAAAATTCTCGAACGCCCAGATGCCTTTTACGATGTTATTATTTCAGGCGCTGGTCCTGTAGGTTTGTTCCTGGCCTGCGAACTGGCTTTAGCCAAATGTTCGGTACTGATAATCGAAAAGGCAGTGGAGGCGCACTCACCTTTAAAACAGCTTCCCTTTGGCATCCGGGGTTTATCGGCGCCAACCATTGAAGCACTTTATCGCCGTGGTTTGCTGCAAGAACTTAAAATACATCAACACCTTAAAAACCCACATCAAAATGCCGTTCAGGGACCCCGCCGACAGGCAGGGCATTTCGCTGGCATTCCATTTCACGATGGCGATATTGATAGCACACAATGGAAATATCGCCTGCCAGGTTCTACACCTACCAGTTTAATTACGGAAATGGAGGAGCTGGAAACCATACTTTCCCTGCGTGCAGAAACCCTGGGCGTTGAAATTAAACGAGGTTTTGCCGTTACAGGCTTCCATCAAAGCAGCGAAGGTGTAACGGTACAAACTGCTGGTCAATCTTTCGAAAGTAAATGGCTTGTGGGTTGCGACGGAAGCCGAAGCGTGGTGCGTAAGACTGGCGGTTTTGAATTCGCGGGTACTGAACCCGAATTTACCGGTTACTCAGCTAAAATAGACCTCGCCAATCCAGAGTTGCTTAAACCCGGACGAAACGTAACGCCAACAGGCATGTACATGCAATCGCAGCCGGGTTACCTGGCCATACAGGATTTTGATGGCGGTGCATTTCATGGTTCGGCCAAGGCCATTACGCGCGAACATTTGCAAGAGGTACTGCGCCGTGTTTCAAACACCGATGTCACCATCAGTAAGCTCCATATTGCCAGCACCTGGACCGACCGGGCAAGGCAAGCCACAAGCTACCGTAACGGACGCATACTTTTAGCCGGCGATGCTGCGCACATTCACGCGCCTTTAGGCGGACAAGGGCTTAACCTGGGTTTGGGCGATGCCATGAACCTGGGCTGGAAGCTCGCAGCCACTATCCACGGAAAAGCGCCTGAAGGTTTACTGGATAGTTATGGTACAGAACGGCATCCCATTGGTGCGCAGGTACTCGATTGGTCGCGCGCCCAGGCAGCCATTATGAAACCTGAACCTAATGCCCGCGCTTTACATGCCATTATTACTGACCTGATCAATACCATTGATGGTGCCACCTATTTTGCGGGCAGGGTTTGGGGCGTTTCTACCCAAATTAATCTCGATGGGAAGCATCCACTGGTTGGATGCAGTGTTCCTAATTTTGAATTTGAAGATGGGAGAACCATTGGTGAATTGATGCACAGTGGCCGGGGCATATTGCTCGATTTTGACCAAAATACTTCACTCAAAAAGTTGGTTAATGAATACAACGACCAGATCGATTATATTTCGGCAACTGCAAAAAATCAACTGGGCCTTTGCGCGGTATTGATCCGCCCCGACGGGATTGTTGCCTGGGCTACTGAGCATGATATTGATTACAGCGAGCTGCAAAAAGCAATGGCACAATGGTTTGTATAA
- a CDS encoding AraC family transcriptional regulator, whose amino-acid sequence MHHQEFEAPEELQDTIKCFWYNRRVSGAQLSGFEVIPDGYAEIIFHFGGGCSISVNGELQPLPSPFMMGLLNQPAIFYTKNRFEIIAIRCFPWTVFDLLDLPSEKHDLHLFEHPIARLQAELNAFVIAGQIDEAVAKVKSYFLQARAQLAPNSMLFKAGMAMQEAKGTIPVSEVAAAAHVTVRTLERNFKRSSGHTVKDVSGLMRFEQVRNQLWLDPDASLASLAHEFGYADQPHLSREFKRYSGTSPAAFARKAKKGKQILSNGMLNLSS is encoded by the coding sequence ATGCATCATCAAGAATTCGAAGCTCCTGAGGAACTGCAGGACACGATAAAATGCTTTTGGTACAACAGAAGAGTATCTGGAGCGCAACTATCGGGTTTTGAAGTTATACCTGATGGTTATGCAGAAATTATTTTTCATTTTGGCGGCGGATGTAGCATTTCGGTTAACGGAGAATTGCAGCCTTTACCCTCCCCTTTTATGATGGGTTTACTTAATCAGCCGGCCATATTTTACACGAAAAACCGTTTTGAAATCATTGCGATCAGGTGTTTTCCATGGACGGTGTTCGATTTACTCGATCTCCCATCCGAAAAACATGACTTACATCTGTTCGAACACCCCATCGCCAGGCTTCAGGCTGAGCTGAATGCATTTGTTATTGCCGGCCAGATAGATGAAGCTGTGGCAAAGGTTAAATCGTATTTCTTACAGGCCAGGGCGCAGCTTGCTCCCAACAGCATGTTATTCAAAGCCGGGATGGCGATGCAGGAAGCAAAAGGCACCATACCCGTGAGCGAGGTTGCAGCCGCAGCCCATGTAACCGTACGTACACTGGAAAGAAACTTTAAACGATCTTCCGGCCATACCGTGAAAGATGTATCCGGCCTGATGCGTTTTGAACAGGTGCGTAATCAATTGTGGCTTGATCCGGATGCCAGTCTCGCCAGTTTGGCACATGAGTTTGGTTATGCCGATCAACCCCACCTCAGCAGAGAATTTAAACGTTACAGCGGCACCAGCCCCGCAGCATTCGCCCGGAAAGCCAAAAAAGGCAAACAGATATTAAGCAATGGTATGCTTAACCTCTCATCCTAA
- a CDS encoding two-component sensor histidine kinase — MKLSTKLTLFITGSKLAIVGLFILLLPFLIRQIASNYTNFSLRNQQKKVIQNINKKGLDYYFEGDNSYGSYTMLKDEYIALETVAQTLKLDTIRDTKRIVEQDTIAYRVLSFTFKKNQKNYLLEIGKTTASINLYNDALQRFALYVLIILIALSIIIDLIFTRQLIKPLGQIIKLRLSNSRFPFKKKHGHINTSTQDFKYLDHSLISLMDQINEAFEKEREFTANASHEFMTPISILQNKMENLLTEESASETVQEHIVDMMKTLERLKKISRSLLLISRIENEQFSKQEEIAPQVLLNEIVEEIGHRLEEKNIQIDINLSHNQRLSQINHDLLFQLFYNLINNAIKFNKENGSIQVADLIEKGYYSIQVSDSGQGIKAEDIPHVFDRFKKTGHAENTGYGLGLAIVKSIASYLSLKVQVSSIPGEGTSFKVVFETAQGGNEKKAKGADEV; from the coding sequence TTGAAACTATCTACTAAACTCACTTTATTTATTACCGGATCTAAACTTGCCATTGTAGGTCTGTTTATTCTATTGCTCCCTTTTCTGATCCGGCAGATCGCCTCTAACTACACCAATTTTTCACTTCGGAACCAGCAGAAAAAAGTAATCCAAAACATCAATAAAAAAGGATTAGATTATTACTTCGAAGGGGATAACAGTTATGGCAGCTACACCATGCTTAAAGATGAATATATTGCACTCGAAACGGTAGCGCAAACCCTGAAACTAGATACCATACGCGACACCAAACGTATTGTAGAGCAAGATACCATTGCTTATCGGGTACTCAGTTTTACCTTTAAAAAAAATCAAAAAAACTACCTCCTTGAAATCGGTAAAACCACTGCCAGCATTAATCTTTACAATGATGCATTACAACGTTTTGCCTTATATGTGCTCATCATTCTTATTGCCTTAAGCATTATTATAGATTTGATTTTTACCCGGCAGCTAATCAAGCCACTTGGGCAGATTATTAAATTAAGACTAAGCAATAGCCGGTTCCCTTTTAAAAAGAAACATGGCCATATTAATACCAGTACACAAGATTTTAAATACCTCGATCATTCCCTTATTTCATTAATGGACCAGATTAATGAGGCTTTTGAAAAGGAACGGGAATTTACCGCGAATGCTTCGCATGAGTTTATGACCCCCATTAGTATTTTACAAAACAAAATGGAAAACCTGCTTACTGAAGAATCAGCATCCGAAACAGTACAGGAACACATTGTGGATATGATGAAAACACTGGAGCGGTTGAAGAAAATATCGCGATCGCTTTTACTTATTTCAAGAATAGAAAATGAGCAGTTCTCTAAACAGGAAGAGATAGCACCGCAAGTACTCCTGAATGAAATAGTGGAAGAAATAGGCCATAGGCTCGAAGAGAAAAACATTCAGATCGACATCAACCTCAGCCATAATCAGCGTTTAAGCCAGATCAATCACGATCTTTTATTTCAGCTTTTTTACAACCTCATTAACAATGCCATTAAGTTTAACAAAGAAAATGGAAGTATACAGGTTGCTGATCTTATTGAAAAAGGTTATTATTCCATTCAGGTTAGCGATAGTGGCCAGGGTATTAAAGCAGAAGATATACCGCATGTATTTGATCGTTTTAAAAAAACCGGACATGCCGAAAATACCGGTTACGGATTAGGTCTTGCCATTGTTAAAAGCATAGCCAGCTACCTTAGCCTAAAAGTTCAGGTGAGCTCAATACCAGGGGAAGGAACAAGTTTTAAAGTGGTTTTCGAAACAGCACAAGGCGGAAACGAAAAGAAAGCTAAGGGAGCAGATGAGGTTTAA
- a CDS encoding DNA-binding response regulator, whose translation MKVLIVEDEKTLAFEMEKFLKKAFFLCDLAHSFKQGVNKLELNQYDYVLIDLGLPDGDGFELLGKAKKSNPDAAYIILTARGKLEDRVAGLDMGADDYLAKPFFLPELQSRMQAIARRKFKVTEELIPLGNFSIDLQKRFVFFEEEQIELSRKEFDLLSYLLLHKNRVLTRIQLSEHIWGNFVDDDYDSNYIDAHIKNIRKKLNIYAPTEWLETVRGVGYRIKK comes from the coding sequence GTGAAGGTATTGATTGTAGAAGATGAAAAAACACTAGCCTTTGAAATGGAAAAATTCCTTAAAAAGGCTTTTTTCTTATGTGATCTGGCCCATAGCTTTAAACAGGGCGTTAATAAGCTGGAGCTGAACCAATATGATTATGTGCTTATTGATTTAGGTTTGCCGGATGGGGATGGCTTTGAGCTGCTGGGCAAGGCAAAAAAAAGCAATCCCGATGCCGCTTACATTATTCTTACGGCCAGAGGTAAATTAGAAGACCGGGTGGCGGGCTTAGACATGGGCGCAGACGATTATTTAGCGAAACCCTTCTTCTTACCCGAACTCCAGTCGCGCATGCAGGCCATTGCAAGGCGAAAATTTAAGGTTACCGAAGAATTAATTCCACTCGGAAACTTTAGTATCGACCTGCAAAAACGTTTTGTATTTTTTGAGGAGGAGCAGATTGAGCTTTCGCGCAAAGAGTTTGACCTTTTGAGTTACCTTTTACTGCATAAAAACAGGGTGCTTACCCGAATACAATTGAGCGAACATATTTGGGGCAACTTCGTAGATGATGATTACGATTCGAACTACATTGATGCACACATTAAAAATATCAGAAAGAAATTAAACATTTACGCCCCTACCGAATGGTTAGAAACCGTTCGGGGCGTTGGTTATAGAATTAAAAAATAA
- a CDS encoding DNA-binding response regulator, producing the protein MIRAVIIDDEKNNIETMVSLLRKHELPVTVVGSATNADDAISTIVATNPDLLFLDIQMPEKNGFDVLKALPHYQFEVIFVTAFDQYGIQAVKFSAIDYLLKPVNPEELKTSILKVEAKLNQRKQNVQLENLMELIKNKDAKKDHKLALASTKEIRFVHTDEIIRCESSNAYTQFYLADGKNIMVSKPIFEYEEILSNYDFIRCHQSHLVNAKFIKSLVKEDSGYLLLNDDTRIPISRGKKENVLKALNTIKK; encoded by the coding sequence ATGATAAGAGCTGTAATAATAGACGACGAAAAAAACAATATTGAAACCATGGTAAGCTTACTCCGGAAGCATGAATTGCCTGTTACGGTTGTAGGTTCGGCCACCAATGCCGATGATGCCATTTCGACCATTGTCGCTACCAATCCGGATTTACTGTTCCTGGATATACAAATGCCGGAGAAGAATGGTTTTGATGTGCTCAAAGCATTACCACACTACCAGTTTGAAGTGATATTTGTAACCGCCTTCGATCAGTATGGCATTCAGGCGGTGAAATTTTCCGCTATAGATTATTTGCTTAAGCCGGTGAATCCAGAGGAGCTAAAAACATCAATTCTTAAAGTTGAAGCCAAGCTGAATCAGCGTAAACAAAACGTTCAGCTGGAAAACTTAATGGAGCTCATTAAGAATAAAGATGCCAAAAAAGACCACAAATTAGCCCTGGCCTCCACCAAAGAAATCAGGTTTGTCCATACTGATGAAATTATTCGCTGTGAATCATCCAATGCCTACACTCAATTCTATCTTGCTGATGGCAAAAATATTATGGTATCAAAGCCCATCTTCGAATACGAAGAAATACTTAGCAATTACGATTTTATCCGCTGTCACCAGTCTCATTTAGTCAATGCAAAATTCATAAAAAGTTTGGTTAAAGAGGACAGTGGTTACCTGTTATTAAACGACGATACACGCATACCCATTTCAAGAGGCAAAAAAGAAAACGTACTTAAAGCATTAAACACCATAAAAAAATAA
- a CDS encoding cupin, translating to MESNIRIINKNEGEYLGIAGGNYRIIISGEQTSGNYAVIEMTVPPGGGPPPHAHPDTQEMFHVLEGEVEFKTESGKEIVSKDGFVNIPLGGAIHCFKNISEKPARLLCTVVPAGLENLFQEIGAPVLPGQTLPIPELTEERKQLLKEMDLKYNQQTYPKDFLG from the coding sequence ATGGAATCTAATATCAGGATCATTAATAAAAATGAAGGCGAATATTTAGGCATAGCCGGAGGTAATTACAGGATCATCATTTCTGGTGAGCAAACCAGTGGCAACTATGCCGTTATTGAAATGACGGTTCCTCCGGGTGGCGGCCCACCGCCGCATGCGCATCCGGATACACAGGAAATGTTCCATGTATTGGAGGGAGAAGTTGAATTTAAAACGGAAAGCGGCAAAGAAATCGTTTCAAAAGACGGCTTTGTCAATATCCCCCTTGGCGGAGCCATTCATTGCTTTAAGAATATCTCTGAAAAACCTGCACGACTGCTTTGCACGGTAGTACCCGCCGGACTGGAAAATCTATTTCAGGAAATAGGTGCGCCTGTCCTTCCCGGACAAACGCTACCCATTCCTGAATTAACAGAAGAGCGAAAACAATTATTAAAAGAGATGGATTTGAAATACAACCAGCAAACCTATCCGAAGGATTTTCTGGGATAA
- a CDS encoding FUSC family protein codes for MIQKELTELTDEELLQEAKKKKSAAITNAVLIGFLAGVVFYSVMKNSLGFLTLIPLFFIYKLVNNSKYDNQELENLLKERGLK; via the coding sequence ATGATACAAAAAGAATTAACGGAATTAACAGATGAGGAATTGTTGCAGGAAGCAAAAAAGAAGAAATCAGCAGCCATAACCAACGCCGTATTAATTGGTTTTCTGGCTGGTGTGGTATTTTACAGCGTGATGAAAAACAGTTTAGGTTTTTTGACACTCATCCCTTTATTTTTCATCTATAAACTGGTCAATAATTCGAAATATGACAACCAGGAATTAGAAAATCTTTTAAAAGAAAGAGGCTTGAAATAA
- a CDS encoding AraC family transcriptional regulator, whose amino-acid sequence MEKEFNFNTISAYNDFNNHETHHPLVSVIDFSKAKERTGSKMNFELYCIFLKDVKCGDLKYGRHYYDYQAGTLVFISPGQTIDVENKIDYYQPIGHGLVFHPDLIRGTSLGKTLSEYNFFSYHTSEALHLSAKERQLVLDLFAKIDNELQQSIDKHSKKLIASNIELLLNYCDRFYDRQFITRDTVNKGVLENFEELLNGYFKSEKPYSIGLPSVAYCAEELHFSANYFGDLIKKETGKSAQEFIQAKIIDVAKNKIFDSSKTVNEIAYELGFKYPQHFIRLFKKRVGSTPNEYRSNQTA is encoded by the coding sequence ATGGAAAAGGAATTTAATTTTAATACAATCAGTGCGTATAATGATTTCAATAACCACGAAACACATCATCCATTGGTTAGTGTAATCGATTTTTCAAAAGCAAAAGAAAGAACAGGTTCAAAAATGAATTTTGAGCTGTACTGTATTTTTCTAAAAGATGTGAAATGTGGCGATCTGAAATATGGCCGTCATTATTACGATTACCAGGCTGGAACTTTGGTTTTCATCTCGCCGGGACAAACCATCGATGTGGAAAATAAAATAGATTATTACCAGCCCATAGGGCATGGATTGGTATTTCATCCCGACCTGATCCGCGGTACTTCTCTTGGAAAAACCTTAAGTGAGTATAATTTCTTTAGCTACCACACCAGCGAGGCCCTGCACCTATCGGCTAAAGAGCGGCAACTGGTATTGGATCTGTTCGCTAAAATTGACAACGAACTTCAGCAATCTATCGATAAACACAGTAAAAAGCTAATTGCCTCCAATATCGAACTGTTACTCAATTACTGTGACCGTTTTTACGACCGCCAGTTTATTACCCGCGATACGGTTAACAAAGGTGTGCTGGAAAATTTTGAGGAGTTACTAAATGGCTATTTTAAATCAGAAAAACCTTATTCAATTGGTCTCCCTTCTGTTGCTTATTGCGCTGAAGAACTTCATTTTTCGGCTAATTATTTTGGAGACCTGATTAAAAAAGAAACCGGTAAATCAGCACAGGAGTTTATTCAGGCTAAGATTATTGATGTGGCCAAAAATAAAATATTCGACAGCAGTAAAACGGTAAACGAAATTGCTTATGAGCTTGGGTTCAAATATCCACAGCATTTTATCAGGCTATTCAAAAAAAGGGTTGGCAGTACCCCTAACGAGTACCGGAGCAACCAGACAGCATAA
- a CDS encoding 2,5-diketo-D-gluconic acid reductase: METVKLNNGIEMPLLGFGVFQVTDLAECERSVLDAIDTGYRLIDTAASYMNEEAVGQAIKNSHVPREALFVTTKLWIQSNGYTNTKKAFEASLKKLKLDYLDLYLIHQPYGDVYGEWRAMEELYKEGKVRAIGVSNFHPDRLADLIIHNEITPAVNQIETHPFHQQLDTQRFLNENKVQIESWGPFAEGKHNIFNDELLLAIASQYNKSVAQVILRWLIQRGVVAIPKSVRKERMAENLNVFDFKLSDDDMNSIKSMDTKSSSFFDHRDPAMVKWLGERKLGH, translated from the coding sequence ATGGAAACAGTTAAATTAAATAATGGCATTGAGATGCCGCTTTTGGGCTTCGGTGTATTTCAGGTAACAGACCTGGCAGAATGCGAACGAAGCGTATTGGATGCAATTGATACCGGATACCGTTTAATCGATACTGCTGCATCTTATATGAATGAGGAAGCAGTTGGCCAGGCGATTAAAAACAGCCATGTACCGAGAGAGGCGCTATTCGTGACCACCAAACTCTGGATACAATCAAACGGTTATACAAATACAAAAAAAGCTTTTGAAGCCTCGTTAAAAAAGCTAAAATTAGATTACCTGGATTTATACCTGATCCATCAGCCTTATGGAGATGTGTATGGCGAGTGGCGTGCGATGGAAGAGCTGTACAAGGAAGGAAAGGTAAGGGCCATTGGCGTGAGTAATTTTCATCCCGACCGTTTAGCTGATCTGATCATTCACAATGAAATTACCCCAGCGGTTAACCAGATCGAAACACATCCCTTTCATCAGCAGCTCGATACCCAGCGTTTCTTAAATGAGAATAAAGTACAGATCGAGTCGTGGGGGCCTTTTGCAGAAGGGAAACACAATATTTTTAATGATGAGCTGCTGCTTGCCATTGCCAGTCAGTACAACAAATCTGTTGCTCAGGTAATTCTCCGCTGGCTTATCCAGCGCGGTGTAGTGGCTATCCCAAAATCGGTGCGGAAAGAACGTATGGCCGAGAATTTAAATGTTTTTGATTTTAAACTGAGCGATGATGATATGAACTCGATTAAGAGCATGGATACCAAATCCAGCAGTTTTTTCGATCACCGCGACCCGGCAATGGTGAAATGGCTTGGAGAAAGAAAGCTGGGACATTAA